ACTTCATCGCCGAAGAACAGACCTGCTTCGTGGCCTATCCCGCGCAGCGGGCCGACGCAAACCAGGCGAAATGCTGGAACTGGTTTCGCCCGGTTGACCAGCAGCGCGACAGCGGCGAGCCCTCGCTCATCGCCGGCATCAGCCGCCAGATCATGTGCGACCATTCTGTAGATCCACGGCGCATCTACGTCGCCGGACTGTCCGCCGGGGCCGCGTCCGCGGCCGTCATGGGATCGACGTACGGCGATCTGTACGCGGCGATCGGCGTCCATTCCGGACTGGCCTGCGGAGCAGCCAGCGACCTTCCCTCCGCGCTGATGGCCATGAAGCAAGGTGGCGGGCCGGAGGCACCGCCGAGCGACGGCCCGCCCGTGCCGACAATCGTCTTTCACGGCGATCGCGACACCACCGTGCATTCCAAGAACGGCGATCGGGTCGTCCGACAGTTGATCAGCGGATCCCGCACGAAGAGGAAGGTGCATCGGGGGCGGATACCTGGAGGGCATGCCTACACCCGCACGGTCCACACCGACGCCGGCGGGCGCCAAATCCTCGAACACTGGGAAATCCACGGAGCCGGACACGCATGGTCGGGGGGCAGCCCTGCCGGCTCCTACACCGATCCGGACGGGCCGGATGCAACGAGAGAAATGCTGCGCTTCTTCCTCGAACACTCGCTCCCGCAGGGGCGGAATTGAGGTGGCATCCGCTTTTCATCCGA
This is a stretch of genomic DNA from Bradyrhizobium sp. CB2312. It encodes these proteins:
- a CDS encoding PHB depolymerase family esterase, giving the protein MLNQDIVREATRLTRSGQLVEATALLQRMLRGENAPDVTAPSTYRSHSTPGEPPTIDAMANAAETRSPRRTARPPADLTKNLPGLGLRGSVRRVPSMAEIVPQGGRFVEGVYGNAAGSRTYRLFIPSGYHGQAIPLVIMLHGCTQSPEDFAAGTRMNFIAEEQTCFVAYPAQRADANQAKCWNWFRPVDQQRDSGEPSLIAGISRQIMCDHSVDPRRIYVAGLSAGAASAAVMGSTYGDLYAAIGVHSGLACGAASDLPSALMAMKQGGGPEAPPSDGPPVPTIVFHGDRDTTVHSKNGDRVVRQLISGSRTKRKVHRGRIPGGHAYTRTVHTDAGGRQILEHWEIHGAGHAWSGGSPAGSYTDPDGPDATREMLRFFLEHSLPQGRN